A genomic region of Dreissena polymorpha isolate Duluth1 chromosome 4, UMN_Dpol_1.0, whole genome shotgun sequence contains the following coding sequences:
- the LOC127876984 gene encoding uncharacterized protein LOC127876984, whose protein sequence is MFDEILARLGQSITKQRNNYRLPIEPVMKLSIALRHLVSGSKYRDMRFGWRVCRAVIDEYADEVMPLPSTAADCTRIADGFRDSWNIPHTLGAIDGEHIACKCLPRSGSTYFNYKKYLTVVLLAL, encoded by the exons ATGTTTGATGAGATTCTCGCACGATTGGGCCAAAGTATAACGAAACAGCGCAACAACTACAGACTTCCAATTGAACCAGTGATGAAGCTATCAATTGCGCTGCGGCATCTAGTGTCTGGTTCAAAGTACCGTGATATGCGATTCGGCTGGAGG GTCTGTAGAGCAGTCATAGATGAGTATGCTGACGAGGTGATGCCGTTGCCATCAACAGCTGCCGATTGCACGCGAATAGCGGACGGCTTCAGGGACAGCTGGAATATCCCCCATACTCTTGGTGCTATTGATGGCGAACATATTGCCTGCAAATGTCTACCAAGATCCGGGTCTACGTATTTTAACTACAAGAAGTACTTAACCGTTGTCCTGCTAGCCCTGTAG
- the LOC127876985 gene encoding uncharacterized protein LOC127876985, with the protein MSPPFCVTPNAKLIPRQCPICVVKGKTTMYLRVTDHVRWVQALTADPMKPLMSEARTKTGRKVKKTKPRNYYSCWLCDRSVIDRLRHLEQEHKMEAGTFNFVYTRGPFPEVKCLIVFVCFLYLISHISINV; encoded by the coding sequence ACACCAAACGCAAAGCTCATCCCAAGGCAATGCCCCATTTGCGTGGTAAAGGGCAAGACGACTATGTACCTCCGGGTAACAGACCACGTTCGCTGGGTGCAAGCACTGACGGCAGACCCCATGAAGCCGTTAATGTCAGAGGCACGTACTAAGACCGGGCGGAAAGTGAAGAAGACAAAGCCGAGGAATTACTACTCTTGCTGGCTGTGCGACCGGTCGGTGATTGACCGGCTGCGTCATCTAGAACAGGAGCACAAAATGGAGGCTGGGACATTCAATTTCGTTTACACAAGAGGGCCGTTTCCGGAAGTTAAGTGTTtaattgtgtttgtgtgttttttgtatttaatttctcatatttCTATCAATGTCTAA